The following are encoded in a window of Megachile rotundata isolate GNS110a chromosome 2, iyMegRotu1, whole genome shotgun sequence genomic DNA:
- the LOC105663626 gene encoding uncharacterized protein LOC105663626 — translation MDRINKCMEELQIQPPEKSNKEHEKFIAGKIDNVIGTLNLVLIKPRSSNTLLCLGAPLFLNFTSNSNIKSEYILLGYIDDIFGPIKEPMYSVTIKCDPIHILNVNTLVYYFPNDENTKHICVQYSKDETINKEKYYVRMLKY, via the exons ATGGATCg GATAAATAAGTGTATGGAAGAATTACAAATACAACCTCCTGAAAAGTCTAACAAAGAACACGAAAAGTTTATTGCAGGAAAAATTGATAATGTTATTGGAACATTGAACTTAGTACTTATAAAACCACGTTCTTCTAACACTCTTTTATGTCTTGGAGCtcctttgtttttaaattttacaagtaATTCGAACATTAAATCAGAATACATATTGTTAGGCTATATAGATGATATTTTTGGACCAATTAAAGAACCTATGTATTCTGTAACCATAAAATGTGATCCTATACACATTTTGAATGTTAATACATTGGTATATTATTTTCCTAATGATGAAAATACAAAACATATATGTGTACAATATTCTAAAGATGAAACtattaacaaagaaaaatattatgttagaatgttaaaatattga
- the LOC100882235 gene encoding nuclear nucleic acid-binding protein C1D, which translates to MDIDLEELSNDTNLIAKIKQFYDTTARIEDIIKYSTDPEIYEKLSNEDKIQYNLLMSYCLNSMFWMYLRAEGIDPTKHQIKLENDRLKKSMMRAKQINDRNTLMPRVNKEVAQRLIRNGLWEMKSNNKST; encoded by the exons ATGGATATAGATTTGGAAGAATTGTCAAATGACACAAATCTTATTGCTAAAATCAAACAATTTTATGATACAACAGCGAGAATCgaagatataattaaatattctacAGATCCAGAAATATATGAGAAACTTTCTAATGAAGATAAAATTCAATACAATCTCTTGATGTCTTATTGCTTAAACAGTATGTTTTGGATGTACTTACGGGCAGAAG GAATTGATCCTACAAAACATCAAATCAAATTAGAGAATGATCGTTTAAAAAAATCTATGATGCGTGCCAAACAAATTAATGATAGGAATACCCTCATGCCTCGAGTTAATAAAGAAGTTGCACAAAGACTTATAAGAAATGGATTATGGGAAATGAAAAGTAATAACAAATcaacataa
- the LOC100882451 gene encoding coiled-coil domain-containing protein 6 has protein sequence MADRDSASESDSSSIDGGPIMMPPSPVTREQLQKRIESLQQHNRVLKVELETYKLRVKALQEENRGLRQASVIIQAKAEQEEEFISNTLLKKIQALKKEKETLAHHYEQEEECLTNDLSRKLNQLRQEKCRLEQTLEQEQECLVNKLMRKIEKLEAETLAKQSNLEQLRREKVELENTLEQEQEALVNKLWKRMDKLEAEKRMLQIKLDQPVSDPASPREINNGDTATSLSTHIQTLRSEVARLRHTLLISQQEHTEKMQRYVNEEKQIREENLRLQRKLQLEVERREALCRHLSESESSLEMEEERHYNEIVMSGGNIRNRTVSSPVPYNPSPSSSRPLSPGSATREGFNTNRCYACGQPTTVPFASSSPPSTGHVVISNRRTSDRFVKPAIPPTIVSPSGPPITANASTNATGGSPMDITKT, from the exons ATGGCTGACCGTGATAGCGCATCTGAAAGCGACTCAAGCTCGATCGACGGAGGACCAATAATGATGCCGCCGTCTCCCGTAACTAGAGAACAACTTCAAAAAAGGATTGAATCGTTGCAACAACATAATCGTGTTCTTAAAGTTGAGCTAGAAACGTACAAATTGAGAGTAAAAGCATTACAAGAAGAGAATCGTGGACTTCGTCAAGCCTCTGTCATCATA CAAGCTAAAGCTGAACAAGAAGAAGAATTTATCAGTAAtactttattaaagaaaattcaagcacttaagaaagaaaaagaaacattaGCACATCATTATGAACAAGAAGAGGAATGTTTAACTAATGATCTATCAAGAAAGTTAAATCAATTACGTCAAGAAAAATGTCGTTTAGAACAAACTTTGGAACAAGAGCAAGAATGTCTGGTAAATAAATTAatgagaaaaatagaaaaacttGAAGCTGAAACGCTTGCTAAACAGAGCAATCTGGAGCAGTTACGCAGAGAAAAAGTTGAACTTGAAAATACACTTGAACAAGAACAAGAAGCATTAGTAAACAAATTATGGAAAAGAATGGATAAATTAGAAGCAGAGAAACGAATGCTTCAAATAAAATTAGATCAACCTGTATCAGATCCTGCTTCACCAAGAGAAATTAATAACGGCGATACTGCTACTAGTCTAAGTACACATATTCAAACTTTAAGAAGTGAGGTAGCCAGACTGAGACATACATTGCTCATCTCGCAACAAGAAC ATACAGAGAAAATGCAACGATATGTAAATGAAGAGAAACAAATTCGTGAAGAAAACTTAAGACTCCAGAGAAAATTGCAACTAGAAGTAGAACGTCGTGAAGCTTTATGTAGACATCTATCGGAATCAGAATCAAG TTTGGAAATGGAAGAAGAACGGCACTATAATGAGATTGTGATGTCTGGTGGAAATATAAGAAATCGTACTGTTTCTAGCCCTGTACCGTACAATCCTTCACCTAGTTCCTCTAGACCATTAAGCCCAG GTTCAGCGACCAGAGAGGGATTTAATACAAATCGATGTTATGCTTGTGGCCAGCCTACTACAGTTCCATTTGCGAGTTCATCGCCTCCTTCCACT GGTCATGTGGTAATATCTAATAGACGCACATCAGATCGATTTGTTAAACCCGCAATTCCTCCAACTATTGTAAGTCCTAGTGGTCCACCAATCACTGCGAATGCGTCTACAAATGCAACTGGCGGATCACCAATGGATATTACTAAAACATAA